Genomic window (Salinibacterium sp. M195):
CAGGCTAGCTGGCACGCTGCTGGTCCGACGCTAGACGCGCACAATGGCAGACGTGTTCGCCAGCCACGGCGTCGCGTGGATTATGCCCGCTGTGAACGCTGAGCCCGTGCCTTCATCGGATCGATCCCCTTGGGAATGGGCAGCCCGTTCTTTTCCAGTGAGGTCAGACGGTTTGAGATTGCGAGAATCTCGGGCTTGCGCAGAACGTTCTTGAGACGACCGAGTGCGGGAGCCAGCTTGTGCAGCGCTACTGATTCAGCATCGGGTCCGACATAGATAAAGTGCACGGGAACGTTGGGCAGGAAGCGAACCATCTTTCGACGTTCATCCTCAAGCATCTTCTGTGTACGGCTTCGTGGGCCTTCGCCAATGAGAGCGATTCCGCCCTTTCCGACGGCGCGATAGACGGCATCTTGAGTCTTCGGGCTGATAGCGACGGGCATTTCGCTTGCCGTCCATCCGCGTCGAAGTGAGCTTTTCAACACGGCACCGACGGCACCGGGCTGTCCAGCAATCTGCGAATAAGCGGCACGCTCAGCTCGGCGGCCGAGCACAATCAGGAAGGCGAGAAGCCCGGCCATGACGCCAGCAACGATGTAGAGCACGAAGCCCAAAACGTTGTCACGCGATGTGATGAACGCAAGCGCGAGTCCGACAAGAATGGGGAGCAGGAACGCCAGTAAGAAGAACCATACGGCGAGGTTGTCGTACCGTCGTGTCATCTGGAAGACCTGGTACATCTGTTTGATGCGACCGGGTTCTTTCGGAGCTTTTGGAGCCTTCGGAGTCTTTTCGCTGCGTGCCATGCTTCTAGGATACGGCCTTCTGCGGGATGCTGGATGCCCGATGTGACCGGTGACCGAAATCCTGGTGTCGCACGGGGGGAATGCTGACACTTCACCTCCCGAATTGACCAAGCTTCTCGTTCTCCACCGGTCAGAAAAGGATGAGTTGGTTTGTCGTAACTGCACCAAGAATCGACGAGTGACTGATAACACTGTGGCTGGCTATCGAACCGTCCGAACTCTCGCCGAGAGTGAACGGAGGCGACTACTTCTCGTTCATTCCCTGCACCCGGAACTTGCTCAAGGTTCGTCCACAGCGCGCTCCGGAATGCGATGTATCAAGCAATTCCACGAAGGGGTCAGCGTCGCCCAGATCCTCGCTGAAGTCGTGTGCCATGCGCGGTCCAACGGCGAGCACGTCGTGAGAATCGATGACCTAGCCGCCTCGCTCGATGATGCGCCGCTCCTCATCTTGAACTGGATCGGCTCGGATACCCTGAGACGTTTACTGCGCGAAAGAGGATCGCTCCGCCCTGGCGAAGCGATTACGATAATCGCGCCACTCATTAGCGCTCTCGGACGGGCACACCATGCTGGGGTGGCAATAGGCGATGTGAGCGTAGATTCAGTGGCGTTCGATGAAAATGGTTGTCCGTACTTCACGGAGTTCGGGTTTGCGCAGCTGCGCGCTACCAATCCGACACCAGCCACAATCCAGCTCGATGAGGCCTTCCAGGAGGATCGACGCAGACTAGCGGCCCTCTCACTTGGCGTGCTTGATGCGGTGAACAATAATCGAGAAAAATTGCGCACTGTGCGCGAGTTTGGCGAATGGCTCGGCGACGACAGCAACACCCAGGCACACGATTGGGCTCAAGAAGTTGAGCGGCGGCTATTCAGCATCGGGCCGCCAGAGCCGCTGCGGTTTAGTTCGGAAGTGGTGGGGGCAGGCGAGAGCCCTTCGACGATTTCGCGACCAATCACCGCTGATGGGTCCCGCGGCGGGGATACAGCAGCGGGCGCAGGGGCACCATCCAGCGAAGCGCGGTCGCTACTTGCACTGCCGCCGTGGCTTGATGGCCAACTTGCGGAGACTGCGCGGGAGCTGCGTCGCAGGAGTGTGCAGTTCGTCGGCACGATCGTGACTTGGTGTCGGCCTGTGCGAGCTAGGCAGTGGGCTATTGCCGTTGGTGGATTGGTGTGCGTCGTTGCCGCCGCCTCGATCCTCGCGATTGAGGCTGCCGCGGAAGGTGATGAGACGCTGGCAGCGAGTCCGGTGTTAGCGAAGACAATCGATGACGAAGCGATCCCGACCACGGAAGAGGTCCAGCTCCCGAGACTTCCGCCGGAAGCCGAGCAGGCATTGCCGCTCTTGATCGACGCACGTAACCGTTGCCTGCGCGACCTTTCCGTCGTGTGCCTCGAGGAAGTCAGCCCAGTTGGTACACCGGCGTACGCAGACGACATCGCGCTTATTGACGCGGTGCTTGCCGGGGGAGAACTGCCGTCAGTGATGCTTTTCGATGCGGCTACCGCAGTGGAGACCCAGCGGTTAGGGGATAGCGCGGTTTTCGAGATCGGAGCCGCTGAAACAAGCAAACCGGCCTCGGTCCTTCTGGTGAAGGGCGAGGCCGGTTGGCGTATCAGGAGCTACTCGCTGCCCGATTAATGCGTTGTGAGTTAGATGCCCAGCTTGTCGGCGAAGTCGCCGCCTTCAAGGCGGTTTTTCATGTCGACCAGGAAACGAGCAGCATCAGCACCATCGACAATGCGGTGGTCGTAGCTCAGTGCAAGGTAGACCATCGAACGAATTCCGATTGAGTCGCCGCTCGCATCGCTGATAACAACGGGCTTCTTCGTGACGATCCCGGTGCCCAAAATAGCGGACTGCGGCAGGAAGACGATCGGAGTGTCGAAGAGAGCGCCGCGCGAACCAGTATTGGTCAGCGTAAACGTTCCACCCGAGAGTTCGTCTGGAGTGAGCTTGTTGTCGCGAGTTCGTTGCGCGAGGTCGGCAATCTCTCCGGCGAGTCCCGCGAGGTCAAGAGACGCTGCGTCGCGGATAACCGGTGTGAGAAGGCCACGCTCGGTGTCAACAGCGATGCTGATGTTCTCTTGTGCCGGATACACGATCGAGTTGTCTTCGATTGTCGCGTTGATAATCGGGTTCGACGTGAGCGCTTCGGCAGCGGCAAGGGCAAAGAAGGGCAGGAACGAAAGCTTCGTCCCCGTCTTCTCGAGGAACTTGTCCTTGACAGACGTACGGAAGTTGGCAACGGCAGTGACATCGACCTCAACCACAGACGTGAGCTGCGCAGACGACTGCATTGAGATGACGGCACGTTCAGCGATGACCTTGCGAAGGCGCGACATCGGTACCGTTGTTCCGCGAAGCGGAGAAACCTCGCGTGCGACGGGTGCCGCAGGAGCTGCAGCTTCTGCTTCTGTACTCGATGCCTTTTCGCTGGCATCGAGAACGTCCTGCTTGCGAATTCGACCGCCTACGCCGGTGCCAGTGATGGTGCTCAAGTCGACGCCGCGTTCGTTCGCGAGCTTGCGAACGAGCGGAGTGAGGTACCCAGCCTGCGAGTCATCCGAATCCGAATCGTCTTCGTCATGCTCGGCTGAGTTCGAAGTAGCCTCTGCAGCCGGTGCGGCTGGTGTCTCGGTGGCAGGTGCCTCTTCAACAGGTGCCTCTTCAACCGGTGTCTCGGTGGCAGGTGCCTCTTCAACAGGTGCAGCTTCAGCGGGGGCCGCAGCGTGCTGCGCTTCCGAGGGAGCGGGAGCTTCGGTCGAGGGAGCAACGGCCACCGGTGTGTCTTGTGCCGGTGCGGCAGGAGCGTCCTCTTCGGCTGGTGCTTCGGCTGGAGTTTCTGCAACGGGCTGCGCTTCAGCAGCGGGTGCCGCTTCGGGCTCGGCAGCTGGGGCGGAAGTCTCAGGCTCTGCTTCCGCAGCAGCAGGCTCGGCCTCAGCGGCGGGAGCAGCGTCTGAGCCACCAGATCCGTCGCCGATTCTTACGAGCGCAGTTCCTACTTCTACTGTCTCGTCTTCGGCAACCAAAATCTCTTCGATGACTCCGGCGACGGGAGAAGGAATCTCCGTGTCGACCTTGTCTGTCGAGACTTCGAGTAGAGGCTCGTCGACCTCTACGCTATCGCCGACTTGCTTAAGCCAGCGGGTCACCGTGCCCTCGGTGACACTCTCACCGAGTGCCGGAAGGTTAACGGATTCGCTCATCAGTACTGCTCCTTTGTGATGCTTATGATCAATAGCTTAGTTCCGTGCTTGAAGCGGAGCCTATACCGCGTGAAGCGGCTTGCCCGCCAATGCGAGGAAGGCCTCGCCGAGGGCCTCATTTTGGGTGGGGTGTGCGTGCAACAGCGGGGTGATGTCCTCTGGATGTGCTTCCCAGTTGACGATGAGTTGTGCTTCACCGATTAGTTCGCCGACTCGAGCACCGATCATGTGCACGCCAATGACGGGGCCATCGACAACGCGGACGACCTTGATGGATCCGGTGGTGCCAATGATGGCGCTCTTGCCGTTTCCGCCCAGGTTGTAGTCGTATGCCTTGACATTGTCGGCGCCGTGCAGCTCAACTGCCTTTGCTTCCGTCAGCCCAATGGATGCAACTTCGGGGTCACTGTAGGTGACCTTGGGAATGTTCAGGTCGTCGATAACAATCGGGTTGAGACCGGCAATCTCCTCAACAACAAAGATTCCTTGCTGGAAGCCGCGGTGCGCAAGTTGCAGGCCGGGAACGATGTCGCCAACTGCATAGACGCCAGCAACGTTCGTCGCGAGACGCTCATTGGTCAAGACGAAGCCGCGATCCATCTCGATGCCAACTTCTTCGAATCCGAGACCTGCGGTCGAGGGTCCGCGACCAACAGCGACCAGAAGCAGCTCAGCTTCAACAACTTCGCCATTTTCGAGCGTTACGACGACTCCGTCGTCATTCTGCTCGACGCTCTTAAAGCGCACGCCGGTGTGGAAGTTGATGCCACGACGGCGGAAAGCACGCTCGAACTGCTTGCTTACCGACTCGTCTTCGTTGGGTACGAGGTTAGGGAGCCCCTCGATGATCGTCACATCGGCGCCCCAGCTCTTCCAGACGCTGGAGAACTCGACACCAATGACGCCACCGCCGAGGACGGCGACCTTCTTGGGCACGAAGTCGAGCTCAAGAGCTTGCTCAGAAGTGATTACGCGGCCGCCGATCTCAAGGCCGGGCAGGGAACGCGAATACGAACCGGTGGCGAGAATCACGTTCTTGCCGACGACAGTGTCTTCGCCAACCTGAACGGTGTTCGGCGCAACCAACTTGCCTTCACCCTCGATGACGGAAATTCCACGCATCTTGATGAGACCTTGAAGTCCCTTGAATTTGCTTGCGACGATGTCCTGACGGTACTTCGTAACGCCGGCGATGTCGATACCCTCGAGCGTGGTCTTTACCCCGTACTTAGCGGCTTCCCGAGTGACATCGGCAACCTCTGCGGAGTGCAGAAGGGCCTTAGTCGGGATGCAACCAACGTGAAGACAGGTGCCGCCGAGTTTGTTCTTCTCGATCAGGCCAACGGTCATACCAAGTTCTGCGGCGCGCAGCGCGGCGGCGTAGCCACCGCTTCCTCCGCCAAGTACGACAAGGTCAAAATTGTGCTCAGCCAATACAGCAGCTCCTCTGTAAGGAAAATATTCGCCGGCCCGCAGGTGCGTTCACGCTGCGACCGGATGGTGCGGAAAAATCCCACATGGAAAAACCTTACTACGGACGAGAAAATTCCTCGGCCAGTTCGATGAGTGTTCTTACCCCGATTCCGGTAGCGCCCTTGCCGACGTAGCCCCAACCGCCACCGCGGTTGTCCGACGGCCCAGCGATATCGATATGAGCCCACGGGATCGTCTCAGTACTGTCTGCCTGTTTGCCGACAAAATCTCTCAGGAAGGCTGCGGCGATGAGCATGCCCCCAGCGGTACTGCCAGCCTTGATATTGGCGATGTCGGCAACATCCGAGGCGAGGAGAGGACGCAGCTCTGGACTGATGGGCATGGGCCAGAACGGTTCACCGACTCGATCCGCCACCGCGACGACCCGGTTGACGAGATCCTTCTCGCCCAGGGTCCCCGCGTAGCGGTTTCCCAGGGCAACGACCGCGGCTCCTGTCAGGGTAGCGATGTCAACAATTGCGTCGGGGTGCTCCTCGCTAGCGGCGACAAGCCCGTCTGCCATGACGAGGCGACCTTCAGCATCCGTATTAAGCACTTCGACCGTTTTGCCGCCACGGATGGTCAGAACGTCATTGGGGCGAATGGCCGTACCGGACGGCATGTTTTCGGCGAGGCACAGCCACGCCGTAAGGCGCACGTTCGTGCCCAATTTTGCGCACGCCTCGACCACAGCCATAACGGTGGCGGCGCCGCTCATGTCGAATTTCATTCCGATCATGCCGAGACCCGGCTTGAGCGAAAGCCCGCCGGAGTCGAAGGTGATTCCCTTGCCGACCAAGGCAAGGTGCTTGGCAGCGCCTGTGGGGGAGTAGCTGATTTTAACGAGACGAGGGCCCCTGCTAGATCCCTGACCAACGCCGAGAATGCCGCCGTAGCCGCCTTCTTCGAGTTCCTTTTCTGCCAGAACTTCTACGGTGACGTTATCGAGCGCGGCAAGTTCGCTAGCGCGGTCCGCGAAGGTGGCGGGGTAGAGATCGAGGGGTGCCTGGTTGACGAGATCTCGCGTGACGTGAGTCGCGTTGGCAATAATCGTGGCCCGCTCAAGCAGAGAGGCGTCATCGATTGGGGTCACCACGGTGATCGTCGTGGCCAAGCTCTTCGATGCTTCCGGTTTGGTCGAGCGGTAGACGTCGTAGGAGTAAGCGCCGATTGCCGCACCTTCGAGCACTGCGAGGGTGTCGTCGGCTGCTTCGATGCCGAACGCAAGCGCAATGTGCTCTGCTCCACGCAGCTGGCGGGCGGCCGATCCGGCGGCGTACCGGAGAACCTCGGTGCTGACCGTAGCGTCGCCGATACCGATGAAGGCTACTGCGGGGGCGGCGATGCCAGAGGCGGGAATTCGATAGAGCTCGTCTTGTGCTCCCGTCGCTCCGACAATGCTGAGCGCGTCAGCGAAAGAAGCAAGCTCGGGAGAGTTGTCGATCAATTGCGGCCCGGCCGCAGTTTTCACTACCCCAATAACAAGTACATCGGATTGAGTCAGTGCGGCGGAAACGGTGGACAAATGCAACGTAGCAACGGTCATGCCCTCATGATATCCAGCATCCGCCTGCATGTTCGCTAGCAGCTTGACGTTGTAGGCCGTAATCCTCAGGATGCGGCCGCACACGCGATTAGAGTTGGAGCATGCGAGATCCAGCCGGCTTATATGACATCGCGACAGATGTCGCCGCGGTGCCGCGCGGTCTTCCGCTCGTCGCAGGCCTCACGGGGTTCGCGGATGCTGGTGGGGCAGTGAGCCAGTTCAGCCAGTATCTTCTTGACACCCTCGAGCGAACTGTCGTTGCGTCTTTCGACAACGATTCGCTTCTCGACTACCGCGCTCGACGTCCAACAATCTATTTCGATCAAGACCATTTGAGCGACTATCGGCCAGCCAAGCTTGAACTGTATTTGGCGAAGGATGAGTTGGGTCAACCTTTTTTGCTCCTCACCGGTTACGAGCCTGATTTTCAGTGGGATCGGTTCTCTGGGGCAGTGTTGAGGCTGATCGAGAAGTTCGAAGTCAAATCAACGACCTGGGTTCATGCCATCCCTATGCCCGTCCCTCACACTCGGAGTATCGGCGTGACGGTCAGTGGCAATCGCAGCGAACTCATCGAACAGTTCTCCGTCTGGAAGCCGCACACTCAAGTTCCGGCAAACGCGATGCACCTCATTGAGTTTCGTCTTCAGGAGATTGGGCATTCAACTGCCGGCTTCGTTCTGCTTATCCCTCATTACCTTGCTGACACAGAATGGCCTACGGCCGCTGTCACTGCTTTGGAGAGCGTGAGCGCCGCGACCGGCCTTATCTTTCCTACGGACCGACTCCGTGAAGATGGTCGCGAATTTATTGCCAAGATCGATGGCCAAGTCGAAAGCAATCAAGAGCTTGCGCGACTAGTCGGATCGCTTGAAGAACGGCACGACAATTACATGGAGGAAAACCCCATGCGGTCGCCTCTCACAGATGAGGCCGGCGAGTTGCCGTCGGCCGATGAGATTGC
Coding sequences:
- a CDS encoding DUF4191 domain-containing protein, whose protein sequence is MARSEKTPKAPKAPKEPGRIKQMYQVFQMTRRYDNLAVWFFLLAFLLPILVGLALAFITSRDNVLGFVLYIVAGVMAGLLAFLIVLGRRAERAAYSQIAGQPGAVGAVLKSSLRRGWTASEMPVAISPKTQDAVYRAVGKGGIALIGEGPRSRTQKMLEDERRKMVRFLPNVPVHFIYVGPDAESVALHKLAPALGRLKNVLRKPEILAISNRLTSLEKNGLPIPKGIDPMKARAQRSQRA
- the sucB gene encoding 2-oxoglutarate dehydrogenase, E2 component, dihydrolipoamide succinyltransferase codes for the protein MSESVNLPALGESVTEGTVTRWLKQVGDSVEVDEPLLEVSTDKVDTEIPSPVAGVIEEILVAEDETVEVGTALVRIGDGSGGSDAAPAAEAEPAAAEAEPETSAPAAEPEAAPAAEAQPVAETPAEAPAEEDAPAAPAQDTPVAVAPSTEAPAPSEAQHAAAPAEAAPVEEAPATETPVEEAPVEEAPATETPAAPAAEATSNSAEHDEDDSDSDDSQAGYLTPLVRKLANERGVDLSTITGTGVGGRIRKQDVLDASEKASSTEAEAAAPAAPVAREVSPLRGTTVPMSRLRKVIAERAVISMQSSAQLTSVVEVDVTAVANFRTSVKDKFLEKTGTKLSFLPFFALAAAEALTSNPIINATIEDNSIVYPAQENISIAVDTERGLLTPVIRDAASLDLAGLAGEIADLAQRTRDNKLTPDELSGGTFTLTNTGSRGALFDTPIVFLPQSAILGTGIVTKKPVVISDASGDSIGIRSMVYLALSYDHRIVDGADAARFLVDMKNRLEGGDFADKLGI
- the lpdA gene encoding dihydrolipoyl dehydrogenase, whose protein sequence is MAEHNFDLVVLGGGSGGYAAALRAAELGMTVGLIEKNKLGGTCLHVGCIPTKALLHSAEVADVTREAAKYGVKTTLEGIDIAGVTKYRQDIVASKFKGLQGLIKMRGISVIEGEGKLVAPNTVQVGEDTVVGKNVILATGSYSRSLPGLEIGGRVITSEQALELDFVPKKVAVLGGGVIGVEFSSVWKSWGADVTIIEGLPNLVPNEDESVSKQFERAFRRRGINFHTGVRFKSVEQNDDGVVVTLENGEVVEAELLLVAVGRGPSTAGLGFEEVGIEMDRGFVLTNERLATNVAGVYAVGDIVPGLQLAHRGFQQGIFVVEEIAGLNPIVIDDLNIPKVTYSDPEVASIGLTEAKAVELHGADNVKAYDYNLGGNGKSAIIGTTGSIKVVRVVDGPVIGVHMIGARVGELIGEAQLIVNWEAHPEDITPLLHAHPTQNEALGEAFLALAGKPLHAV
- a CDS encoding leucyl aminopeptidase, translating into MTVATLHLSTVSAALTQSDVLVIGVVKTAAGPQLIDNSPELASFADALSIVGATGAQDELYRIPASGIAAPAVAFIGIGDATVSTEVLRYAAGSAARQLRGAEHIALAFGIEAADDTLAVLEGAAIGAYSYDVYRSTKPEASKSLATTITVVTPIDDASLLERATIIANATHVTRDLVNQAPLDLYPATFADRASELAALDNVTVEVLAEKELEEGGYGGILGVGQGSSRGPRLVKISYSPTGAAKHLALVGKGITFDSGGLSLKPGLGMIGMKFDMSGAATVMAVVEACAKLGTNVRLTAWLCLAENMPSGTAIRPNDVLTIRGGKTVEVLNTDAEGRLVMADGLVAASEEHPDAIVDIATLTGAAVVALGNRYAGTLGEKDLVNRVVAVADRVGEPFWPMPISPELRPLLASDVADIANIKAGSTAGGMLIAAAFLRDFVGKQADSTETIPWAHIDIAGPSDNRGGGWGYVGKGATGIGVRTLIELAEEFSRP
- a CDS encoding proteasome assembly chaperone family protein, which translates into the protein MRDPAGLYDIATDVAAVPRGLPLVAGLTGFADAGGAVSQFSQYLLDTLERTVVASFDNDSLLDYRARRPTIYFDQDHLSDYRPAKLELYLAKDELGQPFLLLTGYEPDFQWDRFSGAVLRLIEKFEVKSTTWVHAIPMPVPHTRSIGVTVSGNRSELIEQFSVWKPHTQVPANAMHLIEFRLQEIGHSTAGFVLLIPHYLADTEWPTAAVTALESVSAATGLIFPTDRLREDGREFIAKIDGQVESNQELARLVGSLEERHDNYMEENPMRSPLTDEAGELPSADEIAAELQKFLAIKRAGDDDSASGLPL